A region of Phosphitispora fastidiosa DNA encodes the following proteins:
- the nrdG gene encoding anaerobic ribonucleoside-triphosphate reductase activating protein, translating to MKIRIAGVVGESVVDGPGIRTVVFAQGCPRACIGCHNPETLDPAGGRDMEDIEILRLIEKTKLVKGVTFSGGEPFMQAGAFARLGKKAREKGLDIITYTGYTWEELLEIGKEDPAVRELLEISDYLVDGPFMESRKDLTLAFRGSANQRIINVRESLQKGDVVTADFA from the coding sequence ATGAAGATAAGAATTGCGGGTGTCGTCGGGGAATCGGTGGTAGATGGGCCGGGAATCAGAACTGTGGTTTTTGCTCAGGGATGCCCAAGGGCCTGTATAGGCTGCCATAACCCGGAAACCCTTGACCCGGCAGGCGGCCGGGATATGGAAGATATCGAGATTCTCAGGTTAATAGAAAAAACAAAACTGGTAAAAGGGGTCACCTTTTCAGGTGGGGAGCCTTTTATGCAGGCAGGGGCTTTTGCCAGGCTGGGAAAAAAGGCCCGTGAAAAGGGCCTTGATATAATAACATACACCGGGTATACATGGGAAGAACTGCTTGAAATTGGCAAAGAGGACCCTGCGGTAAGGGAGCTTCTTGAGATCTCGGATTATTTGGTAGATGGGCCTTTCATGGAATCCAGGAAGGACTTGACCCTGGCATTTAGGGGTTCGGCGAACCAGAGAATTATTAATGTCAGAGAGTCGCTACAGAAAGGTGACGTTGTCACTGCTGACTTTGCATAA
- a CDS encoding deoxycytidylate deaminase produces the protein MSRPSWHQYFMEIAELVATRSTCLRRKVGAVAVKNRNIVCTGYNGAPSGVSHCDKRGCLREELQIPSGERHELCWAVHAEANVVAQAALHGDVLEGATVYVTIQPCVSCVKLLISAGVDKVIYKGEYPDELAQRIADEALIDLVRYKE, from the coding sequence ATGTCTAGGCCTTCATGGCATCAATATTTCATGGAAATAGCCGAACTGGTTGCTACCAGGTCAACCTGTCTTAGGCGAAAAGTCGGCGCTGTCGCGGTTAAGAACAGGAATATTGTCTGTACCGGTTATAATGGCGCTCCATCAGGTGTATCCCACTGTGACAAGAGAGGTTGTCTAAGGGAGGAACTGCAAATACCTTCCGGTGAAAGGCATGAGTTATGCTGGGCGGTTCACGCTGAAGCCAATGTGGTGGCACAGGCAGCTCTGCATGGTGATGTTCTGGAGGGGGCTACCGTATATGTTACTATTCAGCCTTGTGTCTCATGTGTAAAGCTGTTAATCAGCGCCGGGGTGGATAAAGTCATTTACAAGGGTGAGTATCCTGATGAACTGGCCCAAAGAATTGCTGATGAAGCGCTTATTGATCTGGTTAGGTATAAGGAGTAG
- the nrdD gene encoding anaerobic ribonucleoside-triphosphate reductase encodes MILEKESLTAANLTELRSIRTGGFVAIRKRDGRLAEFHESKITDAIFKAAQSVGGEDRTLAMELTLEVLKQLRQKFNDNIFSVEDVQDWVEKVLIEKGHARTAKAYILYRASRTRIRDAKSELMDAVEEILVETNRENANVSNSPSAKMLQIASAASKKYYLSRLIPEDQAYAHTNGDIHIHDLDFYGKTLTCVQIPLGKILNQGFDNGHGYIRPPKRPASATALAAIILQSSQNDMHGGQAFPFFDTDISQFVRDADENETYQAMEAFIYNLNSMHSRAGAQVPFSSLNIGTDTSPEARKVVRNLLLAYEKGLGRGENPIFPNIIFRIKEGINLNEEDPNYDLLKLAIRVASRRLNPTFSFMDSSFNKQYGTEVSYMGCRTRVIGNINGPETSEGRGNLSFTTINLPRIAIKSGTNIDKFYKELDKVLDLSVKQLYHRYSVQARLKVKDMPFLMGQGLYIDSEGLKPNDYIEEVIKQGTLSVGFIGLAETLKALLGKHHGESADANELGLQIVEFMYNKMNQATQEHQLNYTLLATPAEGLSGRFVRLDRREYGEIPGVTDGEYYSNSFHIPVGHKMSIFDKISIEGAYHKYCNAGHITYVEFPSPPIHNLEAIEMVIRHMKDSDIGYAGINFPVDYCMSCNYTGVINKDDCPMCGSIDIKRVRRITGYLSTVERFNDAKQAELRDRVCHSLLERE; translated from the coding sequence ATGATTCTTGAAAAAGAGAGTTTGACAGCAGCAAATCTGACGGAACTGCGCTCTATCCGAACTGGTGGCTTTGTAGCTATCCGGAAAAGAGACGGAAGACTGGCAGAATTCCATGAGAGCAAAATTACTGATGCCATTTTTAAGGCAGCACAGTCCGTAGGCGGAGAGGACCGGACCCTGGCTATGGAACTGACTCTGGAAGTACTTAAGCAGTTGCGGCAAAAATTTAATGATAACATATTTTCTGTTGAAGACGTTCAGGACTGGGTGGAGAAGGTTCTCATTGAGAAGGGCCACGCCAGGACGGCAAAGGCTTACATACTATACCGGGCCAGCAGGACCCGAATCAGGGATGCCAAGTCGGAATTAATGGATGCAGTAGAAGAAATACTTGTGGAAACAAACCGGGAAAATGCTAATGTGAGCAACTCCCCATCGGCTAAGATGCTTCAGATAGCAAGCGCAGCCAGTAAGAAGTATTATCTCTCAAGGCTTATCCCTGAAGACCAGGCGTATGCTCATACAAATGGAGATATTCATATTCATGACCTCGATTTCTATGGGAAAACATTAACCTGTGTTCAGATTCCCCTGGGTAAGATTTTAAACCAGGGATTTGATAACGGCCATGGTTATATCCGCCCTCCCAAGAGACCTGCCTCAGCCACTGCCCTGGCAGCGATAATTCTCCAGAGTTCGCAGAATGATATGCACGGTGGACAGGCATTCCCCTTCTTTGATACTGATATATCCCAGTTTGTCAGGGATGCCGATGAAAATGAAACTTACCAGGCAATGGAGGCCTTCATTTACAATCTTAACAGTATGCATTCAAGAGCCGGTGCCCAGGTGCCCTTTTCCAGCCTCAATATCGGTACAGATACTTCACCGGAAGCCCGCAAGGTGGTTAGGAACCTGCTTCTGGCATATGAGAAAGGACTTGGCAGGGGTGAAAACCCCATTTTCCCCAATATCATATTCAGAATTAAAGAAGGTATTAACCTTAATGAAGAAGATCCCAACTATGACCTCTTAAAACTGGCAATCAGAGTTGCCTCAAGAAGGCTGAACCCAACCTTCAGCTTTATGGATTCATCATTCAACAAACAGTATGGCACGGAAGTCAGCTATATGGGATGCCGCACCAGGGTTATTGGAAACATCAACGGCCCCGAAACATCTGAAGGCCGCGGCAACCTGTCATTTACCACGATTAACCTTCCCAGAATTGCAATTAAATCAGGGACCAATATAGATAAGTTCTACAAAGAGCTTGATAAAGTACTTGACCTGTCGGTGAAGCAGCTTTACCACAGATACAGCGTTCAGGCCCGGCTTAAGGTGAAGGACATGCCCTTCCTTATGGGACAAGGCCTTTACATAGATTCAGAGGGACTGAAACCTAATGACTATATTGAAGAAGTTATCAAGCAGGGGACATTGTCGGTAGGATTTATAGGGCTTGCAGAAACTCTCAAGGCACTGCTGGGCAAACATCACGGCGAATCTGCAGATGCTAATGAACTTGGACTGCAGATTGTTGAGTTTATGTATAACAAGATGAATCAGGCTACTCAGGAGCACCAGCTAAACTACACCCTTCTGGCTACTCCCGCAGAGGGCCTGTCAGGCAGGTTTGTCCGCCTTGACCGCAGGGAATACGGCGAGATTCCGGGTGTTACCGATGGTGAATATTACAGCAACTCCTTCCATATCCCGGTAGGCCATAAGATGAGTATTTTTGATAAAATTTCTATTGAAGGAGCATATCATAAATACTGTAATGCGGGTCACATTACCTATGTTGAGTTCCCGTCCCCTCCGATACATAATTTGGAAGCTATTGAAATGGTTATCCGGCATATGAAAGATTCTGATATAGGTTATGCCGGCATCAACTTCCCAGTGGATTACTGTATGAGCTGTAATTACACAGGTGTTATCAATAAAGATGACTGTCCTATGTGCGGTTCCATTGATATTAAACGTGTCCGCCGGATTACAGGTTATTTGAGTACCGTTGAAAGGTTCAATGATGCCAAACAGGCCGAACTTCGCGACCGGGTATGCCATAGTCTGCTGGAACGGGAGTAA
- the nrdR gene encoding transcriptional regulator NrdR codes for MKCPFCGFMESKVLDSRPADDGNAIRRRRECADCGRRFTTYEKIDEIPLVVVKKDGRREVFDRAKILGGIIKAGEKRSISMQQMEQMVNDIEKEIRNRMDIEVGSEQIGEFVMDRLRKLDEVAYVRFASVYRQFQDINSFIDELEKLLKRKAK; via the coding sequence ATGAAATGTCCCTTTTGCGGATTCATGGAAAGTAAGGTTCTCGATTCCAGACCGGCAGATGACGGTAACGCTATCAGGAGAAGACGGGAATGTGCTGATTGCGGCCGAAGGTTTACAACTTATGAAAAAATAGATGAGATTCCACTTGTTGTTGTTAAAAAAGATGGCAGAAGGGAAGTGTTTGACAGGGCCAAGATTCTTGGCGGAATAATTAAAGCAGGTGAAAAAAGGTCAATTTCCATGCAGCAGATGGAACAAATGGTTAACGATATTGAGAAGGAAATCAGGAACAGAATGGACATTGAGGTGGGGTCTGAACAAATAGGTGAATTTGTGATGGACAGGCTCAGGAAGCTGGATGAAGTCGCCTATGTAAGATTTGCCTCGGTTTACCGGCAGTTCCAGGATATTAACAGCTTTATTGATGAATTGGAGAAGCTGTTAAAAAGAAAGGCTAAGTAA
- a CDS encoding YlmC/YmxH family sporulation protein, with the protein MVKISDLRMREVINVLNGKKLGLIKDIEIDLEAGRIRSVVLPGNGRVFSFMGRSDDVVIPWHKIKKLGLDVILVELSDYADTTHNAVY; encoded by the coding sequence ATGGTCAAAATCTCGGATTTGAGAATGCGGGAAGTTATCAATGTTTTAAATGGAAAGAAACTCGGACTTATCAAAGACATTGAAATTGACCTTGAAGCGGGCCGTATCAGGTCAGTTGTATTACCCGGCAATGGAAGGGTTTTTAGTTTTATGGGCCGGAGTGATGATGTGGTAATACCCTGGCATAAAATCAAAAAGCTTGGGTTGGATGTTATCCTTGTTGAGCTTTCTGACTATGCTGACACAACTCATAATGCAGTTTATTAA
- the spoIIR gene encoding stage II sporulation protein R codes for MRSKLTKIGAVSVTAAAIVVLAVMLTLAAAGAEITAQADTVTDLSVKAGQPVTGNDAGVCVEAYNQYNLIRFHVIANSDSERDQALKRKVRDLIVREMTSEFSKAKNLDDARKIAQGHLEEIESIAAEEVKAWGEDYPVNVQLGNFDFPVKSYGDLTLPAGNYEAVRVVIGHGQGANWWCVLFPPLCFIDVSRSMGAPEPEAGFFAMEAVTASAVYEQSSVEKGPEDPEVELLDPEKDSGKHESSKENYKNIKVRFKIIELFGGIFS; via the coding sequence ATGCGGAGCAAACTTACGAAGATAGGCGCTGTATCAGTAACGGCAGCGGCAATTGTGGTATTGGCGGTAATGCTGACTTTAGCTGCAGCCGGCGCCGAAATTACAGCCCAGGCAGATACCGTAACGGACCTGTCAGTAAAAGCAGGCCAGCCTGTTACCGGTAATGATGCCGGTGTCTGTGTCGAAGCATATAACCAGTATAATCTTATCAGGTTTCACGTAATCGCCAATAGTGACAGTGAACGTGACCAGGCGCTGAAAAGAAAAGTCAGGGACCTTATTGTAAGGGAAATGACTTCTGAGTTCAGTAAGGCCAAAAACCTTGATGATGCCAGAAAAATTGCACAGGGGCATCTTGAAGAAATCGAATCAATAGCTGCGGAGGAAGTTAAGGCCTGGGGAGAAGACTACCCTGTCAATGTTCAGCTGGGTAATTTTGATTTTCCGGTGAAGTCTTACGGAGATCTGACTCTCCCGGCCGGAAATTATGAAGCGGTAAGGGTTGTTATTGGACACGGGCAGGGCGCAAACTGGTGGTGTGTGCTTTTCCCGCCGTTATGCTTTATAGACGTGTCCAGGTCAATGGGCGCACCTGAACCGGAGGCTGGTTTTTTCGCTATGGAAGCGGTCACTGCATCCGCAGTTTATGAACAGAGCTCGGTGGAAAAAGGCCCAGAGGATCCTGAAGTGGAACTTCTGGACCCTGAAAAGGACTCTGGGAAACATGAGAGCAGTAAGGAAAATTATAAAAACATAAAAGTAAGGTTTAAAATTATTGAACTGTTTGGTGGAATATTTAGTTAG
- the sigG gene encoding RNA polymerase sporulation sigma factor SigG: MMINKVEICGVNTSKLPVLTSSEMRELFVIMQAGEKSARSKLINGNLRLVLSVIQRFTNRGEYVDDLFQVGCIGLMKAIDNFDLGQNVKFSTYAVPMIIGEIRRYLRDNNPIRVSRSLRDVAYKALQVRDSLVNRYSREPSINEIAGELKMPREEVVFALDAIQEPISLFEPIYHDGGDPIFVMDQISDEKNQDGNWLEGISVREAMRKLSDREKLILSLRFFEGKTQMEVADEIGISQAQVSRLEKAALKHMRKHM; encoded by the coding sequence ATGATGATAAACAAAGTGGAAATTTGTGGAGTTAATACATCGAAACTACCAGTATTGACCAGCAGTGAAATGCGGGAGTTGTTCGTAATCATGCAGGCCGGTGAGAAAAGTGCGCGTTCCAAGCTGATTAACGGTAACTTAAGGCTGGTGCTCAGTGTGATTCAGCGATTCACCAACAGAGGCGAATATGTTGATGACCTGTTTCAGGTAGGCTGTATCGGACTTATGAAGGCAATTGATAACTTTGATCTGGGTCAGAATGTTAAGTTTTCGACTTATGCCGTACCAATGATTATTGGTGAGATAAGACGCTATTTGCGAGATAACAACCCTATTCGGGTTTCCCGCTCGCTCCGAGATGTTGCCTATAAGGCGCTGCAGGTCAGGGACAGTCTGGTTAACCGGTATTCCAGGGAGCCTTCAATAAATGAAATAGCCGGCGAACTTAAAATGCCCAGGGAAGAAGTTGTTTTTGCCCTGGACGCCATTCAGGAGCCCATCTCCTTATTTGAGCCCATTTATCATGACGGGGGTGACCCCATATTTGTAATGGACCAGATCAGTGATGAAAAAAATCAGGACGGGAACTGGCTGGAAGGCATTTCCGTAAGGGAAGCCATGCGCAAACTCAGTGACCGGGAAAAATTGATTCTCTCACTTAGATTTTTTGAAGGAAAGACTCAGATGGAGGTAGCCGATGAAATAGGCATTTCACAGGCCCAGGTCTCCCGCCTGGAAAAAGCTGCTCTAAAACATATGAGAAAACACATGTGA
- a CDS encoding site-2 protease family protein encodes MDKEFTAPAENDILPENEIKQQQEAPNGTGHPGNRQKNKKGIWALLGALLLLLGKLKYLLVFLKFGKFLTTFGSMLLMVWVYANFYGWIFAVGFVLLIFVHEMGHFLTAKFVGLNVSAPVFIPFLGAFIAMKDHPADAVTEAKVAMGGPLVGSMGAFLCAAMYPLSGQDFWLALAYSGFMINLFNLIPFHPLDGGRIVSAISPKMWLVGIPLVIAAAFKFFNPILFLLLILGLTQIYRQWKSPNPEYYNTPLTTRAAFAGLYFGLLIILGIGMKLVLDYHSILISG; translated from the coding sequence TTGGATAAAGAGTTTACCGCCCCCGCGGAAAATGATATTTTACCTGAAAATGAAATAAAGCAGCAGCAGGAAGCTCCAAACGGCACTGGACACCCTGGAAACAGGCAAAAAAACAAGAAGGGTATCTGGGCCCTTCTTGGCGCTTTGCTGCTGCTCCTGGGGAAACTAAAATACCTCCTGGTTTTTCTGAAATTTGGCAAATTCCTGACCACCTTTGGCTCCATGCTCCTTATGGTCTGGGTGTATGCCAACTTTTATGGCTGGATTTTTGCCGTTGGGTTCGTGCTGTTGATTTTCGTTCATGAAATGGGGCATTTTCTTACCGCCAAATTCGTTGGCCTCAATGTATCTGCCCCTGTATTCATCCCCTTTTTGGGGGCCTTTATTGCCATGAAAGACCATCCGGCTGATGCCGTTACCGAAGCCAAAGTAGCTATGGGAGGGCCGCTTGTAGGCAGTATGGGAGCATTTTTATGTGCTGCCATGTACCCCCTGTCAGGCCAGGATTTCTGGCTGGCTCTCGCATATTCAGGATTTATGATTAACCTATTTAACCTGATACCATTCCACCCACTTGACGGGGGACGCATCGTGTCAGCTATCTCCCCAAAAATGTGGCTGGTGGGGATTCCGCTTGTCATAGCTGCTGCCTTCAAGTTTTTTAACCCGATTCTTTTCCTGCTCCTCATCCTGGGCTTAACCCAGATATACCGCCAGTGGAAATCACCCAATCCGGAATACTATAATACTCCTCTAACCACCAGGGCAGCCTTTGCCGGTCTTTACTTCGGCCTGCTGATTATCCTTGGTATCGGCATGAAGCTCGTTCTTGATTATCACTCTATTTTGATAAGCGGTTGA
- a CDS encoding AzlD domain-containing protein: protein MVILSKLKIPEPVIWWLGFVPAAVLAAIIAPAILMPESGLSISFANSYLVAAVPAFGVAIKTRSLVWTLLVGMAVMALVQV from the coding sequence ATGGTTATTTTAAGCAAGCTTAAGATACCGGAGCCGGTTATCTGGTGGCTGGGTTTCGTCCCGGCAGCTGTCCTGGCGGCCATAATAGCACCGGCAATCTTAATGCCTGAAAGCGGTCTGTCAATAAGCTTTGCCAACAGTTATCTGGTGGCTGCAGTTCCGGCTTTCGGAGTTGCCATAAAGACACGGAGCCTGGTCTGGACCCTTTTAGTAGGTATGGCGGTAATGGCGCTGGTACAGGTATAG
- a CDS encoding AzlC family ABC transporter permease produces MSKASFFEGAKKSVPIMVGYMPLGLAFGVIAREKGLTVMQTALMSLTSFTGSGQFIAVGLLSAGVGIPAILLTNFLVNLRYLLFSASMAPAVRKMPSIVQAVLAFGITDETFAVNMAEFDRREADRDFILGVNIFSHLSWTVNSALGAAVGNLIPNIDRFGVNFALPAMFIALLIWQVKDRNTLWVAVISGLVSTVLTLFTRNSANIIAATVVAATIGVILCRNRQKSTY; encoded by the coding sequence ATGAGCAAGGCAAGCTTTTTTGAAGGCGCCAAAAAATCTGTTCCCATAATGGTTGGCTACATGCCCCTTGGCCTGGCGTTTGGTGTAATTGCCAGGGAAAAGGGGCTTACTGTTATGCAAACGGCTTTAATGTCACTTACTTCATTTACAGGTTCCGGCCAGTTTATAGCAGTCGGTCTGCTGAGCGCCGGTGTTGGCATTCCCGCAATACTGCTGACCAATTTTCTGGTCAACCTCAGATACCTGCTTTTCAGCGCCTCTATGGCTCCGGCTGTCAGGAAGATGCCAAGTATCGTACAGGCAGTTCTGGCCTTCGGGATTACTGATGAGACATTTGCAGTAAACATGGCTGAATTTGACCGTAGAGAGGCAGACCGGGATTTCATACTGGGAGTCAATATTTTTTCCCACCTTTCCTGGACGGTAAATTCCGCACTTGGCGCTGCCGTAGGTAATCTAATTCCCAATATTGACCGCTTTGGGGTAAATTTTGCCCTGCCCGCAATGTTTATTGCCCTGCTTATATGGCAGGTTAAAGACCGGAATACTCTCTGGGTTGCAGTGATTTCGGGTTTGGTTTCCACAGTTTTGACCCTGTTTACCAGAAACAGTGCCAACATTATTGCTGCCACAGTGGTAGCAGCAACGATTGGGGTGATTCTGTGCCGGAACAGACAAAAATCTACCTATTGA
- the sigE gene encoding RNA polymerase sporulation sigma factor SigE yields MRFKWLVRLKLLRLFLKLGLKSEVHYVGSSEALPPPLSIDEESFLISRLESGDKTVKSVLIERNLRLVVYIARKFENTGVGIEDLVSIGTIGLIKAVNTFDPEKKIKLATYASRCIENEILMYLRRNSKTRSEVSFDEPLNIDWDGNELLLSDVLGTENDIIYKCLEEEVDKKLLNLALHKLNGRERRIMELRFGLADGMEKTQKEVADMLGISQSYISRLEKRILKRLRKEIHRME; encoded by the coding sequence ATGCGGTTTAAATGGCTGGTAAGATTGAAACTACTCAGGTTGTTTTTGAAACTGGGGTTAAAGTCAGAGGTGCACTATGTTGGCAGCAGTGAGGCCTTGCCGCCTCCATTGTCTATTGATGAGGAATCATTTCTTATTTCAAGGCTGGAATCAGGTGATAAGACGGTAAAGAGTGTTCTTATTGAACGCAATCTCAGGCTCGTGGTATATATAGCGAGGAAGTTTGAGAATACGGGTGTTGGAATAGAGGATTTAGTTTCTATCGGTACTATAGGCCTGATAAAAGCTGTAAACACCTTTGACCCGGAAAAAAAGATTAAACTGGCTACCTATGCTTCACGTTGTATTGAAAATGAGATACTGATGTATCTCAGAAGAAATAGTAAAACAAGGTCAGAAGTTTCCTTTGACGAACCTCTGAATATCGACTGGGACGGTAATGAACTGTTATTATCAGATGTCCTGGGTACTGAAAATGATATCATTTATAAATGCCTGGAAGAGGAAGTCGACAAGAAGCTGCTGAACCTGGCGCTGCACAAGCTCAATGGGCGGGAGCGCAGGATTATGGAACTCCGTTTTGGCCTCGCGGACGGGATGGAAAAGACCCAGAAAGAGGTCGCCGATATGTTGGGAATCTCGCAGTCTTATATATCCCGCCTGGAAAAAAGGATACTCAAAAGACTGCGCAAGGAAATCCACCGCATGGAGTAG
- a CDS encoding sigma-E processing peptidase SpoIIGA, translated as MGVQTVVYVYPDIAFAVSLLMNGLILWGTARFSKITTRWQRIAAGALTGALYSGAAAFPQLGILHSLWLKTAFSVFMFAVVFAPLSLKRFISTLTTFYIISFSLGGLFLGVLYSFRTSPYHNQITDISRQVAGYFLPGLMVTVVLYLLLTRFAGRIIQTRMARDLFRVSVKVIFGDSEVTVDALIDTGNQLQDPLSRIPVIVVEYSALRGLFPAEVRMAFEDCRDPDLMALLSSLSNTPWVTRFRVIPFCSLGEEHGMLIGFRPDGVEVWNGAEPVSVRNVIVGVYHRQLSPEGSYKALLHPEVLDRMTA; from the coding sequence ATGGGGGTCCAAACAGTAGTGTATGTCTACCCGGACATTGCCTTTGCTGTCAGTTTGCTAATGAACGGACTTATACTGTGGGGGACAGCCAGGTTTAGTAAGATCACCACCCGATGGCAGAGAATAGCTGCCGGAGCCTTAACCGGGGCGCTATATTCGGGTGCCGCAGCCTTCCCACAACTGGGAATTCTGCATTCCCTGTGGTTAAAAACAGCGTTCTCGGTATTCATGTTTGCTGTGGTATTCGCACCGCTAAGCCTGAAAAGGTTTATTTCTACACTAACCACGTTCTATATTATTTCTTTTTCTCTTGGAGGCTTGTTTCTTGGAGTACTTTACTCCTTCAGAACAAGTCCGTATCACAACCAGATTACCGACATTTCCCGCCAGGTGGCAGGTTATTTTTTGCCCGGATTAATGGTGACAGTGGTTTTATACCTGCTGCTGACCCGGTTTGCCGGAAGAATTATTCAGACCAGGATGGCTCGGGATCTGTTCAGGGTATCTGTGAAGGTGATATTTGGCGATTCTGAGGTCACCGTCGATGCCCTGATTGACACTGGGAACCAACTGCAGGACCCTTTAAGCAGGATTCCTGTGATAGTGGTTGAGTACAGTGCTCTCAGGGGCCTGTTTCCTGCTGAAGTGCGGATGGCCTTCGAAGACTGCCGAGACCCTGATTTGATGGCACTTCTGAGTTCTCTGTCTAACACTCCATGGGTTACCAGGTTTAGAGTTATCCCATTCTGTTCCCTGGGGGAAGAACATGGTATGCTGATAGGATTCCGCCCGGACGGGGTGGAGGTGTGGAATGGGGCTGAGCCGGTCAGTGTCAGAAATGTAATAGTTGGTGTATATCACCGTCAGCTTAGTCCTGAAGGGTCCTATAAGGCGCTTCTGCATCCGGAGGTGCTTGACAGGATGACAGCCTGA